Proteins from one Ahaetulla prasina isolate Xishuangbanna chromosome 2, ASM2864084v1, whole genome shotgun sequence genomic window:
- the LOC131190010 gene encoding uncharacterized protein LOC131190010, with amino-acid sequence MAAKQLKSTVTKSSGTLSAGASPAHTAETRTLNLEALQENLKGFIEEKFKVITDEMSEMKEQISEIQVGNKEVKEGFVMAVQSLATNVILLEEEVEEIKQHNLKLENKMDEFQSKMEKTEDEIVLIQYRNMEFALRIRGLKENKEENLREIFSEVFAEILAARPADVAYQIDKIYRVNSWIARQKKLPRDVVIYFTNRTVRNQILQASYKGEKIQIAGQDILILKEIPPKMLRARKEFAFLVNELKKRQIEYRWDIPTGIIVYYAGKVHRLNTVGKAREFYVEALKVGSLPPLEARKREAEVKEREVKQVQEQIMMEEDLLQVLEIPTTGSDSKEQRLTRAAAKRKEQEMKAQQQLATTTTETVGGARPKAKCDLRLVFQKFPLADNGN; translated from the exons atggcagccaaacaattaaagtctactgtaacaaagagctctggaactttatcagctggtgcctctccagctcatacagcagagactagaacattgaatttagaggcgttacaagagaacttaaaaggctttatagaagaaaaatttaaagtaataactgatgagatgtctgaaatgaaagagcagatatcagaaattcaagtgggaaataaagaagttaaagaaggatttgtaatggcagtacaaagtttggcaacgaatgtgattttattagaagaggaggttgaagaaattaagcaacataatttaaaattagaaaataaaatggatgaatttcaaagtaaaatggaaaaaacagaggatgaaatagttttgatacaatatagaaatatggaatttgctcttagaatccgag gtttgaaagaaaataaggaagagaatttaagggaaattttttctgaagtatttgctgagatattagcagctcgtccagcagatgtggcttatcaaattgataaaatatatcgtgtgaattcttggatagcaaggcaaaaaaagttgccaagggatgttgttatttattttacaaatagaacagtgagaaatcagattttgcaagcctcatataagggggagaagattcagattgctggtcaagatattttaatattaaaggaaattccaccaaaaatgttaagggctaggaaggaatttgccttcctggtgaatgaacttaaaaaacgtcagattgaatatagatgggatattccaaccggtataatagtatattatgcagggaaagtacatcgtctcaatacagttggaaaagcaagagaattttatgttgaggcattaaaagttggaagtcttcccccattggaagctagaaaaagggaggctgaagtgaaggaaagagaagtgaagcaggtacaagaacagattatgatggaagaagatttattacaagtgttggaaatacctacgacgggttcagattcaaaggaacaaaggctgacaagagctgctgctaaacgcaaggaacaagagatgaaggcacaacaacaattggcaactactacaacagaaacagtgggaggagcaaggcctaaagcaaaatgtgatctgcggctggtgttccaaaagtttcctttggctgataatggcaattaa